The following proteins come from a genomic window of Paenibacillus spongiae:
- the rfbD gene encoding dTDP-4-dehydrorhamnose reductase → MKVAVTGAGGQLGTDITECLRNRGCEVTPFRREQLDVSSFDLVERQLGSSKFDAIIHTAAYTKVDLAETEADEAYRVNAYGTRNVAVIAEKLGAKLVYVSTDYVFDGAGLQPYDEFMPALPKNVYGKTKLAGEQFVQQLHSRFFIVRTSWAYGKHGHNFVRTMLKLAEEHDSVSVVDDQVGCPTYTVDLAACIAALIHTECYGTYHVSNTGSCSWYDFARSIFELGGWNTFVQPIPTELFPRPAKRPAYSVMAHKALERNGFPPMRHWKEALAEFLNEYNNEA, encoded by the coding sequence ATGAAGGTTGCCGTTACGGGCGCAGGCGGTCAGTTGGGCACGGATATAACCGAATGTCTACGGAATAGAGGCTGCGAAGTGACGCCCTTCAGGCGCGAACAGCTGGATGTCTCCAGCTTCGATCTCGTGGAGCGGCAGCTGGGTTCATCGAAGTTTGATGCGATCATCCATACGGCTGCCTATACGAAAGTAGATTTGGCGGAGACCGAGGCGGACGAAGCCTATCGAGTCAATGCGTACGGGACGAGGAATGTCGCCGTTATCGCCGAGAAGCTTGGCGCCAAGCTGGTCTATGTCAGTACCGATTATGTATTCGACGGGGCTGGTCTTCAGCCATACGATGAGTTTATGCCGGCCTTGCCTAAGAATGTATATGGAAAGACGAAGCTTGCGGGCGAGCAATTCGTACAGCAGCTGCATTCGCGGTTTTTTATTGTTCGAACATCATGGGCTTACGGGAAGCATGGCCATAATTTCGTTCGGACGATGCTGAAGCTGGCAGAGGAACATGATTCTGTCTCCGTCGTGGATGACCAGGTGGGGTGCCCGACGTATACGGTTGATTTGGCAGCATGCATCGCCGCTCTGATCCATACGGAATGCTATGGAACCTACCATGTATCCAATACCGGAAGCTGTTCCTGGTATGATTTTGCCCGTTCGATCTTTGAGCTTGGAGGATGGAATACATTCGTCCAACCCATACCGACAGAACTATTTCCGCGTCCCGCCAAGCGTCCGGCGTATTCCGTAATGGCGCACAAGGCGCTGGAACGCAACGGCTTCCCGCCCATGCGTCATTGGAAAGAAGCGCTGGCGGAATTTCTTAACGAATATAATAATGAAGCGTGA
- a CDS encoding LCP family glycopolymer transferase codes for MKRPMKKILIWSSAALALIVVLSGSYVWYMYHSVEKTVAQMYEPPVKPVYVSRDPEVKSKVKTKVEEAAVQKLDNREPFNVLVLGVDQRPNDRGRSDTMIVLTVNPAKQSILMFNIPRDSRTEIIGRGSVDKINHAYAFGGVEMSLQTVENFLDYPIDYYIKVNMEGFARLIDLIGGVKVDNPFAFNYGGHEFKQGKLSLNGSEALLYSRMRFDDPKGDLGRNARQRAILQEVMKSAMNVSNVTRIQDLLNEVGDSVKTDITFEHMKKFVMEYRPAINRIDTVEIEGSGKKIGGIWYYIVTDAERTRIHNMIKDHMTTAIRT; via the coding sequence ATGAAGCGTCCAATGAAGAAAATCCTCATCTGGTCCAGCGCCGCGCTTGCATTGATCGTTGTCTTATCGGGATCGTACGTCTGGTATATGTACCATTCCGTGGAGAAAACGGTCGCCCAGATGTACGAACCTCCGGTTAAGCCCGTGTATGTCAGCCGCGATCCCGAAGTGAAATCGAAGGTTAAGACAAAGGTGGAAGAGGCGGCCGTGCAAAAGCTTGATAACCGCGAGCCCTTCAACGTCCTCGTATTGGGCGTGGACCAGCGTCCGAACGACCGCGGTCGCTCGGATACGATGATCGTGCTGACCGTCAATCCGGCTAAGCAATCGATACTGATGTTTAATATCCCCCGCGATTCGCGGACGGAAATTATCGGACGCGGGTCGGTGGACAAAATTAACCATGCGTATGCCTTCGGCGGCGTGGAGATGTCCCTGCAAACCGTGGAGAACTTTCTGGATTACCCGATCGATTATTACATCAAGGTGAATATGGAAGGCTTTGCGCGGCTGATCGATTTGATCGGCGGGGTGAAGGTCGACAATCCCTTTGCCTTCAATTATGGAGGCCATGAGTTCAAGCAAGGCAAGCTGTCCTTGAACGGCTCTGAGGCGCTGCTGTACTCTCGCATGCGCTTCGACGATCCGAAAGGCGACCTCGGACGCAATGCCAGACAGCGCGCCATTCTGCAAGAAGTGATGAAGAGCGCGATGAACGTCTCGAACGTGACCCGCATACAGGATTTGCTGAATGAAGTTGGGGACAGCGTGAAGACGGACATCACATTCGAGCATATGAAGAAGTTCGTGATGGAGTATCGTCCGGCCATAAACAGGATCGATACGGTGGAGATTGAAGGAAGCGGGAAGAAGATCGGCGGCATCTGGTATTACATCGTCACGGATGCCGAGCGTACCCGGATCCACAATATGATTAAAGATCACATGACGACGGCCATACGTACATAA
- a CDS encoding PilZ domain-containing protein, protein MNDKLKRVSRKDVRIRLRGGIQAKVSIVHVFDSSVETGHTSVLLNDMSPSGLQFAAHLRFPVSRDYTIRVLITFGEWQFSLIGHVVWRRREENLYVYGCELLSDRSLQAAIVQALHQKLQRMSPNRDRIHRIYRELTDVHASLGLRVDAKS, encoded by the coding sequence TTGAACGACAAGCTGAAGCGGGTCTCCCGCAAAGATGTGCGTATTCGATTGCGTGGAGGCATTCAAGCGAAGGTCTCCATCGTTCATGTATTCGACAGCAGCGTAGAAACCGGACATACTTCCGTCCTATTGAATGATATGAGTCCGTCCGGCCTGCAGTTTGCTGCGCATCTGCGGTTTCCCGTCAGTAGAGACTATACGATCCGTGTGCTCATTACGTTCGGCGAATGGCAGTTCAGTCTGATCGGTCATGTGGTATGGAGACGCCGGGAAGAGAATTTATATGTCTACGGATGTGAGCTTCTTTCTGACCGGAGTCTCCAGGCGGCCATCGTTCAAGCGCTTCATCAGAAGCTGCAGAGGATGAGTCCGAATCGCGACCGGATTCATCGGATTTACCGCGAGCTGACGGATGTGCATGCGTCCCTGGGATTGAGGGTGGATGCGAAGAGCTAA
- the rfbB gene encoding dTDP-glucose 4,6-dehydratase — translation MQVLVTGGAGFIGSNFIRFMLGKHPNYTIVNMDALTYAGNLENLKEVQHSPQYHFVKGDIGDRELVERTIRTHRIDAIVNFAAESHVDRSIADPGVFVRTNVLGTQVLLEAARTLQIRKYVQISTDEVYGTLGDTGCFTEATPLAPNSPYSASKASADMMVRAYFETYGMNVNITRCSNNYGPYHFPEKLIPLMITNALEDRALPVYGDGLHVRDWLHVQDHAAAVDLVLHNGKAGAVYNIGGHNERRNIDIVKLILKLLMKPDTLIQFVPDRLGHDRRYAIDASTIEAELGWKPVYTFEQGIQETVRWYVDHESWWRRVKSGAYQTYYRRQYGHTLSSGQE, via the coding sequence ATGCAGGTACTCGTCACGGGCGGAGCGGGGTTCATCGGGAGCAACTTCATCCGCTTTATGCTGGGCAAACATCCGAACTATACGATTGTGAATATGGATGCATTGACATACGCCGGAAACTTGGAAAATTTGAAGGAGGTCCAGCACTCGCCTCAATATCATTTTGTAAAGGGGGACATTGGCGACCGGGAGCTCGTGGAGCGCACCATTCGCACGCATCGGATCGATGCGATCGTTAATTTCGCAGCGGAGTCTCATGTTGACCGCAGCATTGCCGATCCGGGCGTGTTCGTCCGTACCAATGTGTTAGGGACGCAGGTGCTGCTCGAAGCGGCCAGAACGCTGCAGATCCGCAAGTATGTTCAAATCTCTACCGATGAAGTGTACGGCACGCTCGGGGACACGGGCTGCTTCACGGAGGCGACGCCGCTGGCGCCGAACAGTCCGTATTCGGCCAGCAAAGCCTCTGCCGATATGATGGTCAGAGCCTATTTCGAGACGTACGGAATGAATGTGAACATCACGCGCTGCTCGAATAATTACGGCCCTTATCATTTTCCGGAGAAGCTGATTCCCCTCATGATTACGAATGCGCTTGAGGATCGGGCGCTTCCGGTATACGGAGACGGCTTGCATGTAAGAGACTGGCTGCATGTTCAGGATCATGCGGCTGCCGTGGATCTGGTTCTGCATAACGGCAAGGCCGGGGCGGTGTACAACATCGGCGGGCATAACGAGCGGCGCAATATCGATATCGTGAAGCTGATCCTGAAGCTGTTAATGAAGCCGGATACGCTTATTCAGTTTGTTCCGGACCGGCTTGGCCATGACCGGCGGTATGCGATCGATGCCTCGACGATCGAGGCGGAGCTGGGCTGGAAGCCGGTTTATACGTTCGAGCAGGGTATTCAGGAGACGGTTCGCTGGTATGTGGACCATGAAAGCTGGTGGCGGAGGGTCAAATCCGGAGCGTACCAAACCTATTACCGGCGTCAGTATGGGCATACGCTGTCGAGCGGACAAGAATGA